In a genomic window of Zingiber officinale cultivar Zhangliang chromosome 9B, Zo_v1.1, whole genome shotgun sequence:
- the LOC122024459 gene encoding glucan endo-1,3-beta-glucosidase 14-like translates to MAKRTSGCFLLCLLFSGQVIQILSITIGINYGQIANNLPSPNRVASLLRSLNISRVKLYDADQNVLSAFINTDIEFVIGIGNENVSTMTDPAKALGWLQQHVLPHLPFTKITCITVGNEIFKGNDTVLMANLLPAMQSVYRGLVSLGLDKKVNVTSAHSLDMLGNSYPPSAGSFKQDLAVYIQPILSFHSMTKSPFLINAYPYFAYKENAGTVSLDYVLFEPNAGVTDALTNLNYDNMLYAQIDAVYAAVRAWGYPDIEVRISETGWPSRGDSEEIGATPENAAKYNGNLLQRIAMKQGTPMNPYVPVDVYVFALFNEDLKPGPTSERNYGLFYPDGTPVYNIGLHGYLPPMLSSSFKMVPALSTLGIAIVILLLA, encoded by the exons GTCAAGTTATCCAAATTCTTAGCATCACAATAGGTATCAATTATGGGCAAATTGCCAACAATCTTCCTTCCCCAAATCGAGTTGCAAGCCTACTACGTTCCCTCAACATCAGCAGAGTAAAGCTGTATGACGCTGATCAGAACGTTCTTAGTGCGTTCATCAATACTGACATAGAGTTTGTAATAGGAATTGGCAACGAGAATGTGTCAACAATGACTGATCCAGCAAAAGCACTTGGATGGCTCCAACAGCATGTCCTGCCTCACCTTCCTTTTACTAAGATCACCTGCATAACTGTTGGAAATGAAATCTTCAAAGGAAATGATACTGTTCTGATGGCCAATCTTCTGCCGGCCATGCAATCAGTTTACCGAGGCCTGGTTTCTCTTGGATTGGATAAAAAAGTAAATGTCACCAGTGCTCATTCCCTTGACATGTTAGGGAACTCTTACCCTCCTTCAGCAGGCTCATTCAAACAAGACCTAGCAGTTTATATCCAGCCAATTCTTAGCTTCCATTCAATGACAAAATCACCCTTCCTCATCAATGCCTACCCTTATTTTGCATACAAAGAAAACGCTGGAACTGTCTCCTTAGACTATGTCCTCTTCGAACCCAATGCAGGAGTTACCGATGCACTCACAAATCTGAACTATGACAACATGCTATATGCACAGATTGATGCGGTTTATGCTGCTGTCAGAGCATGGGGATACCCTGATATTGAAGTCAGGATTTCTGAGACTGGATGGCCTTCTAGAGGGGACTCCGAAGAGATAGGAGCGACACCAGAAAATGCTGCAAAGTACAATGGTAATTTGCTGCAGAGGATAGCCATGAAACAGGGAACTCCAATGAATCCTTATGTTCCTGTAGATGTATACGTCTTTGCATTGTTTAATGAAGACTTAAAGCCCGGGCCGACTTCTGAAAGAAACTACGGACTATTTTATCCTGATGGCACTCCTGTTTATAATATCGGTTTGCATGGATATCTTCCGCCTATGTTGTCTTCGAGTTTCAAG ATGGTGCCAGCTTTGAGCACTTTGGGAATTGCCATTGTAATTTTGCTCCTAGCCTGA